From a single Nostoc sp. MS1 genomic region:
- a CDS encoding TIGR03960 family B12-binding radical SAM protein has product MAVAFENLITPDILKPARYLGNERLAVHKPWDTAVIRWVLTYPEIYEVGASNLGHIILYNILNAQPRQLCDRAYLPGTDLAAKLRATNTPLFAVESKRSLREFDILGFSLSYELGATNILEMLDLAGIPLTWRERLQGNYPLIFAGGQTATSNPEPYADFFDFFALGDGEELLSEIGLILEEGKKAGLSREDLLLDLAQIPGVYVPMFYQMTASGAVEPLRPNVPKRILRRVATPIPAYSIGLVPYVETVHDRLTIEIRRGCTRGCRFCQPGMLTRPARDVEPEKVVDAIEQGMRATGYNEFSLLSLSCSDYLSLPAVGMEIKNRLKNENISLSLPSQRVDRFDENIANILGGTRQGSITFAPEAGTQRMRDIVNKGLTNEELLRGVKTAWEQGWDKIKLYFMIGLPGETDADVFGIAETVSWLQRECRAKGRRPLNFNITISNFTPKPHTPFQWHSVATAEFKRKQNLLRQAFRRIRGVKVNFTDVRISAMEDFIGRGDRTLGKVLRRAWELGAGMDSWYEGLDKAFTAWENAIAEAGLDWKYRQVENGEWNLFHTDEGDEGVGGEVIATHNAPLPTPHSLNAPLPWDHIDTGIDKKWLQEDLQRALEAAIVPDCSFEGCSHCGVCGTDFGHNIVIEPPPIPQFAGEFVPNTTKIQRLRVWFGKQGDIALLSHLDLMRLFDRVVRRASLPVAYTGGFHPNPRIAVASALALGATSSGEIVDFELTQPVEVDAFLQKLTDELPPDIPVYRVEQIDLKSPAANQILDKAEYVIKVAVFGEVTSIQWQNWIEAIQARDEIFYEQITKSGKSQIVNLRSRLFELELVSTHKREAESTAVLRYVGSCRLDGVLLRPEQILFMLEAVAGKEEFHLLHIHRNQLILAV; this is encoded by the coding sequence GTGGCTGTTGCATTTGAAAACTTAATCACACCGGATATTCTAAAACCGGCGCGTTACTTAGGTAACGAACGCCTAGCAGTACATAAACCTTGGGATACCGCCGTCATACGTTGGGTATTAACTTATCCAGAAATTTATGAGGTCGGGGCATCCAATTTAGGGCATATCATTCTCTATAACATCCTGAATGCCCAACCACGACAACTATGCGATCGCGCCTATTTACCAGGGACAGACTTAGCAGCAAAACTCAGGGCGACAAATACTCCCCTATTTGCTGTCGAGTCCAAGCGATCGCTCAGAGAATTTGATATTTTAGGTTTTAGTCTCAGTTATGAACTAGGGGCTACTAACATTCTGGAAATGTTGGATTTAGCAGGAATACCCCTAACTTGGCGAGAACGCCTACAAGGGAATTACCCCCTAATTTTTGCTGGCGGACAAACAGCAACATCAAATCCTGAACCTTATGCCGACTTCTTCGACTTTTTTGCCTTGGGAGATGGTGAAGAACTTCTAAGCGAAATTGGCTTGATATTAGAAGAAGGTAAAAAAGCAGGATTAAGTCGAGAAGATTTACTCCTCGATTTGGCACAAATACCAGGTGTCTATGTGCCGATGTTTTACCAAATGACAGCCAGTGGTGCTGTAGAACCGCTACGCCCAAATGTACCCAAACGAATTTTACGGCGAGTTGCTACCCCCATACCCGCCTATTCCATTGGTTTAGTACCATATGTAGAAACTGTACACGATCGCTTAACAATAGAAATTCGCCGGGGTTGTACTCGTGGCTGTCGCTTCTGTCAACCAGGAATGCTGACCCGTCCTGCTAGAGATGTTGAACCAGAGAAAGTAGTAGATGCGATCGAGCAGGGAATGCGGGCAACTGGTTATAATGAGTTTTCCTTATTGTCCCTGAGTTGTTCTGATTATTTATCCCTACCAGCTGTGGGGATGGAAATTAAGAATCGATTAAAAAATGAAAATATTTCCTTATCTCTCCCTAGCCAAAGAGTAGATAGATTTGATGAGAACATTGCCAACATCTTGGGCGGTACAAGGCAAGGTAGCATCACCTTTGCCCCAGAAGCCGGTACTCAAAGGATGCGGGATATAGTCAACAAGGGGTTAACCAACGAAGAATTATTAAGAGGTGTAAAAACAGCTTGGGAACAAGGCTGGGATAAAATCAAGTTATACTTCATGATCGGCTTACCAGGGGAAACTGATGCCGACGTTTTCGGGATTGCAGAAACGGTAAGTTGGTTACAACGGGAATGTAGAGCCAAAGGCAGAAGACCCCTTAACTTCAACATTACAATTTCCAACTTTACACCCAAACCTCACACCCCATTTCAATGGCACTCTGTAGCGACGGCAGAATTTAAGCGCAAACAAAACTTATTGCGTCAAGCATTCCGCCGGATACGTGGGGTAAAAGTCAACTTTACCGATGTTCGCATCTCGGCAATGGAAGACTTCATTGGACGAGGCGATCGCACTTTGGGTAAAGTATTGCGTAGAGCCTGGGAATTAGGCGCAGGTATGGATTCTTGGTATGAAGGCTTAGATAAAGCTTTCACCGCTTGGGAAAATGCGATCGCTGAAGCTGGTCTAGATTGGAAGTATCGCCAAGTAGAAAACGGCGAGTGGAATTTGTTCCATACTGATGAGGGAGATGAGGGAGTAGGGGGAGAAGTTATAGCTACTCACAACGCCCCACTCCCCACTCCCCATTCTCTTAACGCTCCCCTTCCTTGGGATCATATAGATACAGGCATAGATAAAAAGTGGCTGCAAGAGGACTTACAACGCGCTCTAGAAGCGGCAATTGTTCCTGATTGCTCTTTTGAAGGTTGTTCGCATTGTGGCGTTTGTGGCACTGATTTTGGTCACAACATCGTCATTGAACCACCACCAATTCCTCAATTTGCGGGAGAGTTTGTCCCTAACACCACCAAAATTCAAAGGCTACGAGTTTGGTTTGGTAAACAAGGCGATATAGCTCTACTCAGCCACTTGGATTTAATGCGTCTATTCGACCGCGTGGTGAGAAGGGCAAGTTTACCAGTGGCTTATACTGGTGGGTTTCATCCCAATCCTCGCATTGCTGTAGCTAGTGCCTTAGCATTGGGCGCTACTAGCAGTGGTGAAATTGTGGATTTTGAATTAACTCAACCAGTAGAAGTAGATGCGTTTCTCCAAAAACTAACTGATGAACTACCTCCAGATATACCTGTATATCGTGTAGAACAGATAGATTTAAAATCCCCAGCCGCTAACCAAATCTTAGATAAGGCAGAGTATGTAATTAAAGTAGCAGTATTTGGGGAAGTAACATCTATACAATGGCAAAACTGGATTGAAGCCATCCAAGCAAGAGACGAAATCTTCTACGAACAGATTACCAAATCTGGTAAGAGCCAAATAGTAAATCTGCGCTCACGTTTGTTTGAGTTGGAATTAGTCTCAACCCATAAGCGCGAAGCTGAATCTACAGCAGTTTTGCGTTATGTGGGTAGCTGCCGTCTTGACGGTGTACTATTGCGTCCCGAACAAATTCTATTTATGCTAGAAGCAGTTGCTGGTAAAGAAGAATTTCATCTTCTGCACATTCATCGCAATCAACTAATTTTAGCGGTATAA
- a CDS encoding pyridoxal phosphate-dependent aminotransferase, giving the protein MQFAKRLEKIPPYLFAEINRKREELIAQGVDIINIGVGDPDKPTPTHIIQALHEAIEDPSTHNYPPYEGTQEFRTAAVRWMERRFGVADLNPNTEVVSSIGSKEAIHNTFLAFVEAGDYTLIPDPGYPVYRTSTIFAGGEPFTMPLKADNKFLPDLNVIPEEIARKAKLLWINYPNNPTGAIATIEFFEELVAFCQQYSILLCHDHAYSEMAYDGYKPPSILQIPGAKDIAIEFHSLSKSYNMTGWRIGFAVGNAHAIKGLSQVKTNIDSGVFKAIQKAAIAAYATDEVELKALMSVYQNRRDIIVKGLQSLGWPIEPPKATLYVWVPVPAGYTSTEFANLLLDKCGIVVPPGIGYGASGEGYFRIALTICDERLHEAIQRMRDAGIRYSH; this is encoded by the coding sequence ATGCAGTTTGCTAAACGTTTAGAAAAAATTCCTCCTTATTTGTTTGCGGAAATTAACCGTAAACGGGAAGAGCTGATAGCCCAAGGAGTTGACATTATTAATATAGGAGTAGGTGATCCTGATAAGCCAACTCCTACTCATATCATCCAGGCGTTGCATGAGGCAATTGAAGACCCCTCTACTCATAACTATCCTCCCTATGAAGGGACGCAGGAATTTAGAACAGCAGCCGTTAGGTGGATGGAACGGCGGTTTGGCGTGGCTGACTTAAACCCAAACACAGAAGTTGTTTCATCGATAGGTTCAAAAGAAGCAATACACAATACTTTTCTAGCTTTTGTAGAAGCAGGCGATTACACATTGATACCAGATCCTGGTTATCCGGTGTATCGCACTTCCACAATTTTTGCTGGTGGCGAACCATTCACTATGCCATTAAAGGCAGATAATAAATTTTTACCAGACTTGAATGTAATTCCAGAAGAAATAGCTCGTAAAGCAAAACTATTATGGATTAATTACCCCAACAATCCCACTGGGGCTATAGCAACGATAGAATTTTTTGAGGAATTAGTAGCTTTCTGCCAGCAATATAGTATTTTGTTATGCCATGACCATGCGTATTCAGAAATGGCTTATGATGGCTACAAACCGCCAAGCATTTTACAAATTCCTGGTGCAAAGGATATTGCTATTGAGTTTCACAGTCTGTCTAAATCGTACAATATGACAGGTTGGCGCATTGGCTTTGCCGTTGGTAATGCCCATGCTATCAAGGGATTAAGCCAAGTAAAAACAAATATTGATTCTGGAGTATTTAAAGCAATTCAAAAAGCAGCGATCGCAGCCTACGCCACTGATGAAGTAGAACTAAAAGCTTTAATGTCAGTTTACCAAAATCGCCGTGACATCATTGTTAAAGGATTGCAATCTTTAGGATGGCCTATCGAACCGCCAAAAGCCACGCTTTACGTTTGGGTTCCCGTACCTGCTGGCTATACCTCAACAGAATTTGCAAATTTACTCCTGGATAAATGTGGTATTGTAGTTCCCCCAGGTATTGGCTACGGTGCATCAGGCGAAGGTTATTTTAGAATAGCCCTGACTATCTGTGATGAACGTTTACATGAAGCAATTCAACGAATGCGAGATGCAGGAATTAGATATAGTCATTAG
- a CDS encoding ribonuclease HII — MVKRGQTAHTLELPLALEATSWLEFSFDLANISGLVAGIDEVGRGALFGPVVAAAVILPVSAFSQLVTAEIKDSKKLSHSRRVQLAQQICTLAIDWRIGYAATAEIDQINILQATILAMRRAVQKLKVQPALCLVDGNQPVKGLPMPQQTIIKGDERSLNIAAASIVAKVWRDDLIQRLAVKYPMYDLKSNKGYGSKKHLLALQEYGASPLHRQSFRPCQIQLT, encoded by the coding sequence ATGGTGAAGAGGGGGCAAACTGCCCACACTCTAGAGTTACCCTTAGCCCTAGAGGCAACTAGTTGGCTAGAGTTTTCTTTTGATTTAGCAAATATCTCAGGTTTAGTAGCAGGGATAGATGAAGTAGGGCGGGGCGCTCTTTTTGGCCCTGTAGTTGCGGCGGCTGTAATATTGCCTGTTAGTGCTTTTTCTCAGTTAGTCACAGCCGAGATTAAAGATAGTAAGAAATTATCTCACTCTCGGCGAGTTCAGTTAGCGCAGCAAATTTGCACTTTGGCTATAGATTGGAGAATTGGTTATGCGGCAACTGCGGAAATTGACCAAATCAATATTTTACAGGCAACAATCTTAGCTATGAGGCGGGCTGTACAAAAGCTGAAAGTACAACCTGCACTATGTTTAGTGGATGGTAATCAGCCAGTAAAAGGTTTACCTATGCCACAACAAACTATTATTAAGGGAGATGAGCGATCGCTCAATATTGCCGCCGCTAGTATCGTGGCTAAAGTTTGGCGTGATGATTTGATACAGCGTCTAGCAGTAAAATACCCCATGTATGATTTAAAAAGTAATAAAGGTTATGGTAGTAAAAAGCATTTATTAGCCCTGCAAGAATACGGTGCTTCACCTTTACACCGTCAGTCTTTCCGTCCCTGCCAAATTCAGCTTACTTAG
- a CDS encoding DUF1997 domain-containing protein, protein MLTKFTASQPVEIAVPDQPIPIQHYLRQPQRLVNALVDQKRIQQLSEEIFRLKMRPLSFMSLSIQPTVDMRVWAESNGTIYLRSVGCEIRGFEYINQRFSLNLRGYLSPYQSSTGTRLEGRADLEVQVDLPPPFSFTPKPILETTGNGLLKSVLLTVKQRLLHHLLADYRQWVISQTQEQSLSKDDTQLPILNIE, encoded by the coding sequence ATGCTTACCAAGTTTACTGCCTCCCAACCAGTAGAAATTGCAGTACCAGATCAACCTATTCCTATTCAGCACTACTTACGTCAGCCACAACGTCTAGTTAATGCTTTAGTTGATCAAAAACGTATTCAGCAACTTTCTGAGGAAATATTTCGTTTAAAAATGCGTCCTCTATCTTTCATGTCATTAAGTATTCAGCCTACCGTAGACATGAGAGTTTGGGCAGAATCTAACGGAACTATTTATCTGCGATCGGTGGGTTGCGAAATTCGCGGTTTTGAGTATATTAACCAACGTTTCTCTTTAAATTTAAGAGGATATTTATCACCGTATCAATCTAGTACTGGTACTCGTCTAGAAGGTAGAGCTGATTTAGAAGTGCAAGTTGATTTACCTCCACCTTTTTCTTTCACTCCTAAGCCAATTTTAGAAACTACTGGTAATGGTTTACTCAAGAGTGTTTTATTGACGGTAAAACAAAGATTATTGCATCATTTATTAGCAGATTACCGCCAATGGGTAATTTCGCAAACTCAAGAACAATCTTTAAGTAAGGATGATACTCAATTGCCAATTCTGAATATAGAGTAG
- a CDS encoding STAS domain-containing protein: MQAVLKSHKIQVIRPYGCLNATNALEFERDLTTTLAQEDVSSLFVDLADVESLDSSGLMALVSALKLAQNLGKGFQLYSVSPAIRIIFELTQLDCVFEIFEYKAELLV, encoded by the coding sequence ATGCAGGCAGTACTGAAGAGTCACAAAATTCAGGTAATCCGTCCTTATGGTTGCCTGAATGCGACTAATGCTTTGGAATTTGAACGAGACTTAACTACTACTCTGGCACAGGAGGATGTCTCAAGCCTGTTTGTAGATTTAGCAGATGTTGAATCTTTAGACAGTTCTGGACTAATGGCTTTGGTATCTGCGCTAAAACTAGCTCAAAATTTAGGTAAGGGTTTCCAACTTTACTCTGTCTCGCCAGCCATCCGCATTATTTTTGAACTCACTCAACTCGACTGTGTGTTTGAAATTTTTGAATACAAAGCAGAGTTGTTAGTATAA
- a CDS encoding CPBP family intramembrane glutamic endopeptidase — translation MKNRLDTLAQRPAPIRLGYFIFALLLLWLPLAAPIYLLIGDTNLESILTIVLLYIEFIFLLKLWGKNVYQQPQILWHYGLQFTQRNGIEMLCGLAIGLINIVILFGIQGLLGWLIWQRPTVLLLKIILEGFFVGLGVGFAEELLFRGWLLHELERDYNPSFALWIDAVTFAALHFIKPLEAIMQTLPQFPALVLLGLTQVWGKRWRKGRLGLPIGLHGGLVWGYYIINVGGLIQYTGQVPNWVTGVNNNPLQGVMGVVFMFVLALWMRKQSLKAPS, via the coding sequence ATGAAAAACAGACTTGATACTTTAGCCCAGCGTCCTGCTCCAATTAGGCTGGGTTATTTTATTTTCGCATTATTATTATTATGGTTGCCCTTGGCTGCACCGATTTACTTACTAATCGGTGATACTAATTTAGAGAGTATTTTGACAATCGTGCTGCTGTATATAGAGTTTATTTTCCTGCTCAAGCTATGGGGGAAAAACGTTTATCAGCAACCGCAAATACTTTGGCACTACGGCTTACAATTCACACAGCGTAACGGTATAGAAATGCTGTGTGGCTTGGCTATAGGTTTGATTAACATTGTAATTCTATTTGGCATACAAGGTTTATTGGGTTGGTTAATCTGGCAACGGCCAACAGTCTTATTACTTAAAATAATTTTAGAAGGGTTTTTCGTTGGCTTGGGTGTAGGATTTGCAGAAGAATTACTGTTCCGTGGTTGGTTGTTACATGAGTTGGAACGAGACTACAACCCTAGCTTTGCACTGTGGATAGATGCAGTTACATTTGCAGCATTACACTTTATTAAACCATTAGAGGCAATTATGCAAACACTGCCTCAATTTCCAGCTTTGGTGTTGTTGGGGTTAACGCAGGTATGGGGAAAGCGTTGGCGTAAGGGACGTTTGGGCTTACCAATAGGGTTACATGGTGGCTTAGTTTGGGGATACTACATTATTAATGTGGGAGGGTTAATTCAATATACAGGACAAGTTCCTAACTGGGTAACTGGAGTGAATAATAATCCTTTACAGGGTGTCATGGGAGTGGTATTTATGTTTGTTTTGGCATTATGGATGCGAAAGCAGAGTTTAAAAGCACCTTCTTAA
- the clpS gene encoding ATP-dependent Clp protease adapter ClpS yields MSVETIEKRSTSRKLAPRYRVLLHNDSHNSMEYVVQVLMTTVPSLTQPQAVSIMMEAHTNGLALVITCAQEHAEFYCETLKNHGLSSTIEPDE; encoded by the coding sequence GTGTCAGTCGAAACCATTGAGAAGCGTTCCACATCCCGCAAGCTCGCGCCTCGGTATCGCGTTTTGCTCCATAATGACAGCCATAATTCTATGGAGTATGTAGTACAAGTACTCATGACCACCGTGCCGAGCCTTACCCAGCCCCAAGCTGTTAGTATTATGATGGAAGCCCATACTAATGGGTTAGCCTTAGTCATTACCTGCGCTCAAGAACACGCAGAGTTTTATTGCGAAACCCTCAAGAATCACGGTTTGAGTAGCACAATAGAACCTGATGAATAA
- a CDS encoding ribonuclease E/G — protein sequence MPKQIIIAEQHQIAAVFSEDQIQELVVATGHHQIGDIYLGAVENVLPGIDAAFVNIGDPERNGFIHVTDLGPLRLKRSAAAITELLAPQQKVLVQVMKEPTGTKGPRLTGNITMPGRYVVLMPYGRGVNLSRRIKSESERNRLRALAILIKPAGMGLLVRTEAEGKPEEAIIEDLEVLQKQWEAIQQEAQSTRAPALLNRDDDFIQRVLRDMYGADVNRIVVDSSTGLKRVKQYLQNWSGGQTPQGLLIDHHRDRSPILEYFRINAAIREALKPRVDLPSGGYIIIEPTEALTVIDVNSGSFTRSATARETVLWTNCEAATEIARQLRLRNIAGVIVVDFIDMESRRDQLQVLEHFNKALRADKARPQIAQLTELGLVELTRKRQGQNIYELFGNTCPTCGGLGHTVHLPGENESRLPTPSAPVEAPERFVSLPTREPRLPTARIPEPRETYDSFGDGFENDSDLGSLNLINHPSYQELNDQNKRRARTRRSRIGINGTNGKDEPRINGNPIGFIGEPDLDLDTDGELSTTPELPTPNLGKSSWTDRVERTKVIKTEPVKPVVEPPEIKTVEMTLEEQDIFALMGVSPLIKLEQEVKNPKAVIINIVQPGQTPAASPEVTPEPVATVTPSVEVSTPKVKSEPKPVSATVTEPIKVVSTLEESETTSATTASRRRRRRSSATDSDTGDES from the coding sequence ATGCCAAAACAAATTATTATCGCGGAGCAGCATCAAATTGCTGCTGTATTTTCGGAAGATCAAATACAAGAACTCGTTGTAGCTACAGGCCATCATCAAATCGGTGACATCTACTTGGGTGCAGTAGAAAATGTATTACCTGGTATTGATGCCGCTTTTGTAAATATTGGCGATCCAGAACGTAACGGTTTTATTCATGTAACAGACTTAGGCCCTTTACGCTTAAAACGATCCGCAGCAGCAATTACAGAATTATTAGCACCACAACAAAAAGTTTTGGTGCAGGTAATGAAAGAGCCAACGGGAACAAAAGGCCCAAGGCTGACAGGTAATATCACAATGCCCGGACGTTATGTGGTATTGATGCCCTACGGTCGGGGTGTAAATTTATCACGACGGATTAAGAGTGAAAGTGAACGTAACCGCTTACGTGCATTAGCAATTTTAATTAAACCTGCTGGTATGGGTTTGTTGGTGCGTACAGAAGCAGAAGGCAAGCCAGAAGAAGCAATTATTGAAGATTTGGAAGTGCTGCAAAAGCAATGGGAAGCTATCCAACAAGAAGCACAATCAACTCGTGCGCCAGCACTACTTAACCGTGATGATGACTTCATCCAGCGCGTATTACGTGATATGTACGGTGCGGATGTCAATAGAATTGTGGTTGATTCTAGTACCGGTTTGAAGCGAGTCAAACAGTATTTACAAAACTGGAGCGGTGGACAGACACCACAAGGACTGCTGATTGACCATCACCGCGATCGCTCTCCAATTTTAGAATATTTCCGCATCAATGCCGCCATCCGCGAAGCCCTCAAACCACGGGTAGATTTGCCTTCCGGCGGATATATCATAATTGAGCCAACAGAAGCACTCACTGTAATAGATGTTAACTCTGGTTCCTTCACGCGATCGGCAACGGCGAGAGAAACAGTTTTGTGGACAAACTGCGAAGCAGCCACAGAAATTGCTCGTCAGCTACGTCTGCGAAACATTGCTGGGGTGATAGTTGTTGATTTCATCGATATGGAATCCCGGCGTGACCAGTTACAGGTTCTCGAACACTTTAATAAAGCACTCCGCGCAGATAAAGCCCGTCCGCAAATTGCCCAACTCACAGAACTAGGTTTAGTAGAACTGACTCGGAAGCGTCAAGGGCAAAATATATATGAATTGTTTGGTAATACCTGCCCCACCTGTGGCGGCTTAGGACATACAGTACATTTACCTGGAGAAAACGAAAGTCGCTTACCTACGCCATCAGCACCAGTAGAAGCGCCAGAGCGTTTTGTATCTTTGCCTACAAGAGAGCCACGCTTACCAACTGCACGTATTCCCGAACCACGGGAAACTTACGATAGCTTTGGTGATGGATTTGAAAATGATTCTGACTTGGGTTCTTTAAATTTAATTAATCATCCTAGTTACCAAGAACTAAACGACCAAAACAAACGCCGCGCCCGTACCCGTCGTAGTCGCATTGGCATCAATGGGACTAATGGCAAAGATGAACCAAGAATTAATGGTAATCCTATAGGTTTTATTGGTGAACCAGATTTAGACCTAGATACGGATGGCGAATTAAGCACAACACCAGAGTTACCCACACCTAACTTGGGTAAATCTAGTTGGACTGACAGAGTAGAACGGACTAAAGTCATCAAAACAGAGCCAGTTAAGCCAGTGGTAGAACCACCGGAAATCAAGACTGTGGAAATGACGTTAGAAGAGCAAGATATTTTCGCCTTGATGGGAGTTTCTCCGCTCATTAAGTTAGAGCAGGAAGTGAAAAATCCTAAAGCGGTAATTATTAACATTGTTCAACCAGGACAAACACCGGCGGCATCACCCGAAGTTACTCCAGAGCCAGTAGCGACAGTGACACCTAGTGTTGAAGTGAGTACGCCAAAAGTAAAATCAGAACCTAAACCTGTCTCAGCAACGGTAACTGAGCCGATAAAAGTAGTCTCAACTCTTGAAGAGTCCGAAACTACCAGCGCTACTACAGCCAGCCGTCGTCGTCGTCGTCGTTCCTCTGCGACAGACTCAGACACGGGTGATGAGAGTTAA
- a CDS encoding beta-1,6-N-acetylglucosaminyltransferase produces MNLAYLILAHNNPSHLQKLIKALDGADTHFFIHIDAKQDISPFQSKISNENISFIKERSIIFWGEFSIVQATIDLIKAALSKQKFEYLILISGSDYPLKNAQYIKDFLQRKKGSEFITLVEVPHEEYRKGWDRFHQYRISFPSNNKILRGVKRVLNFVINNVLHWQRNYKKSLGDLKPYAGGQWWALSGDACQYILDFIEKNPKVVRFFQTAFIPDESFFQTILGNSSFMSRIKPNLTFTKWDDSEHPNYITVELLQSFKFEDVINRQSISGCSEVLFARKFAPDSEEVIKFIENHIA; encoded by the coding sequence ATGAATTTAGCATATTTAATATTGGCACATAATAACCCAAGCCATTTACAGAAGCTGATTAAGGCTCTTGATGGGGCTGACACGCATTTTTTTATACATATAGATGCAAAGCAAGATATATCACCTTTTCAATCTAAAATCAGCAATGAAAATATCTCTTTTATTAAAGAAAGAAGTATCATTTTTTGGGGTGAGTTTTCTATAGTTCAAGCTACTATAGATTTAATTAAAGCTGCTTTAAGCAAACAAAAATTTGAGTATTTGATTTTAATAAGTGGTAGCGATTACCCTCTTAAGAATGCACAATATATCAAAGACTTTTTGCAAAGAAAAAAAGGGTCAGAGTTTATAACTTTAGTAGAAGTTCCCCATGAAGAATATCGTAAAGGTTGGGATAGATTTCATCAATATCGAATTAGCTTTCCCTCTAATAATAAAATTTTACGTGGTGTTAAAAGGGTATTAAATTTCGTTATTAATAATGTACTCCATTGGCAGCGTAACTATAAAAAATCTCTAGGTGATCTTAAACCATACGCAGGTGGTCAATGGTGGGCATTATCTGGAGATGCTTGCCAATATATCTTAGATTTTATTGAAAAGAATCCGAAGGTAGTCAGATTCTTTCAAACAGCTTTCATTCCTGATGAATCATTCTTCCAAACAATATTAGGTAATTCAAGTTTTATGTCAAGGATTAAGCCTAATCTAACTTTTACAAAGTGGGATGACTCAGAACATCCAAACTACATAACTGTAGAATTGTTACAATCTTTTAAATTTGAGGATGTAATTAATAGACAAAGTATATCTGGATGTAGTGAAGTACTTTTTGCTAGAAAATTTGCACCAGACTCAGAGGAAGTGATTAAGTTTATAGAAAATCATATTGCTTAA
- a CDS encoding NAD(P)H-quinone oxidoreductase subunit O, translated as MPVKKGEMVRAVREKLENSVEAKASDTRFPAYLFETKGEVVDIKGDYALVMFGQVPTPNIWLRLDQLESF; from the coding sequence ATGCCAGTTAAAAAGGGAGAAATGGTTCGCGCTGTCCGCGAGAAACTAGAAAATAGTGTAGAAGCAAAAGCTAGTGATACTCGTTTTCCAGCTTACTTGTTTGAAACTAAAGGTGAAGTTGTAGATATCAAAGGTGATTATGCACTTGTTATGTTTGGACAAGTACCAACACCAAATATTTGGTTACGTTTGGATCAACTTGAATCATTTTAA
- a CDS encoding DNA-formamidopyrimidine glycosylase — protein sequence MPELPEVETVRRGLNQLTLNQKITGGDVLLHRTIAHPFSVGEFIKGITGSTISTWHRRGKYLLAELSPGFGWLGVHLRMTGQLLWLNQAEPLHKHTRVRIFLENQQELRFVDQRTFGQMWWVPPGVAVESVITGLSKLAVDPFSPEFTVEYLVDKLHHRRRPIKTALLDQSVVAGLGNIYADEALFKSGVLPETLCTDVQPKQVELLRTAIIQVLETSIAAGGTTFSNFLNVKGVNGNYGGVAWVYNRAGEPCRVCGDVIQRIKLGGRSSHFCLHCQR from the coding sequence ATGCCTGAATTGCCTGAAGTTGAAACAGTCCGACGGGGTTTAAATCAACTAACCCTGAACCAAAAAATTACGGGTGGAGATGTGTTGCTTCATCGCACCATCGCCCACCCTTTTTCTGTTGGTGAATTTATTAAAGGTATTACCGGGAGTACTATTAGTACTTGGCATCGTCGCGGTAAATATCTCCTGGCTGAACTTTCTCCTGGCTTCGGTTGGCTAGGTGTACATCTGAGGATGACTGGTCAATTACTTTGGTTAAACCAAGCGGAACCTTTGCACAAACACACGCGCGTAAGAATATTTTTGGAAAATCAGCAGGAATTGCGGTTTGTTGACCAGCGAACTTTCGGTCAAATGTGGTGGGTTCCGCCGGGAGTGGCTGTAGAAAGTGTGATTACTGGTTTAAGTAAACTTGCTGTAGACCCCTTTTCACCAGAATTTACTGTTGAATATCTTGTGGATAAGCTGCATCATCGTCGCCGTCCCATCAAAACAGCATTATTAGATCAGTCTGTTGTGGCGGGGTTAGGAAATATCTACGCTGATGAAGCACTGTTTAAAAGCGGCGTGTTACCAGAAACGCTATGTACAGATGTGCAGCCAAAGCAAGTAGAACTTTTGCGAACAGCTATAATTCAAGTCCTAGAAACCAGCATTGCAGCTGGAGGAACAACTTTTAGTAATTTCCTGAATGTTAAGGGCGTTAACGGTAACTATGGTGGTGTCGCCTGGGTGTACAACCGTGCGGGAGAACCATGTAGAGTTTGTGGCGATGTCATTCAACGTATTAAGCTAGGTGGAAGATCCAGTCATTTTTGCCTACATTGTCAACGTTAG